A window from Fibrobacter sp. UWB11 encodes these proteins:
- the obgE gene encoding GTPase ObgE, with protein sequence MFLDEKNIEVRSGRGGDGICSFHREKFVPLGGPDGGDGGRGGHVILQVNEQYTTLLDMGNTHIYKAKSGQPGGAKRCSGASAEDLIISVPRGTIVKDEQGHILTDLTEPGQKWIAARGGKGGMGNQHFATPKVQAPRKCTPGEKGEVRQLFLELKLMADVGLVGFPNAGKSSLVNKISSGRPKVGDYPFTTLEPVLGIVQVNGHSFVVADIPGLLEGASEGKGLGHQFLKHIERTHTLLFVIDGFAENAYEQFKVLKEELKAFHPKLAEKNFVVALNKSDLGIENAIKEFKKHRQKVVITSAVTGEGCAELQQALDAAVPHMHKKSIGWSKKA encoded by the coding sequence ATGTTCTTAGACGAAAAAAATATTGAAGTTCGCTCCGGCAGAGGCGGTGACGGCATCTGCAGTTTCCATCGTGAAAAGTTTGTACCCCTCGGCGGTCCCGATGGCGGTGATGGCGGTCGTGGCGGTCACGTGATTTTGCAGGTGAACGAGCAGTACACCACGCTTCTCGACATGGGCAACACGCACATTTACAAGGCAAAGAGCGGTCAGCCCGGTGGCGCAAAGCGCTGCTCCGGCGCATCTGCCGAAGATTTGATTATTAGCGTTCCGCGTGGCACAATCGTCAAGGACGAACAGGGCCACATCCTCACGGACTTGACCGAACCGGGCCAGAAGTGGATTGCGGCTCGCGGCGGCAAGGGCGGCATGGGCAACCAGCATTTCGCAACCCCGAAGGTGCAGGCTCCACGCAAGTGCACTCCGGGTGAAAAGGGCGAAGTCCGCCAACTGTTCCTCGAACTCAAGCTCATGGCAGACGTGGGTCTCGTGGGCTTCCCGAACGCAGGCAAGTCGAGCCTCGTGAACAAGATTTCTAGCGGTCGCCCCAAAGTTGGCGACTATCCGTTTACAACGCTTGAACCGGTGCTCGGTATCGTCCAGGTGAACGGCCACAGCTTTGTGGTTGCCGATATTCCGGGTCTCTTGGAAGGCGCAAGCGAAGGCAAGGGCCTTGGCCACCAGTTCCTCAAGCACATCGAACGTACGCACACGTTGCTCTTTGTGATTGACGGCTTTGCCGAAAACGCCTACGAACAGTTCAAGGTTCTCAAGGAAGAGCTCAAGGCATTCCACCCGAAGCTTGCCGAAAAGAACTTTGTCGTAGCGCTCAACAAGAGCGACCTCGGCATCGAAAACGCTATCAAGGAATTCAAGAAGCACCGCCAGAAAGTGGTCATCACATCGGCAGTGACAGGCGAAGGTTGCGCCGAATTGCAGCAAGCCTTGGATGCTGCAGTGCCCCATATGCACAAAAAAAGCATCGGTTGGAGCAAAAAAGCGTAA
- a CDS encoding HU family DNA-binding protein has translation MKATQSNITKKELVDEIASQTGFTQVKTKVIVEELINAISNSVIEGSNIELRGFGRFKNKQRKERRTRNPKTGELVNIPAQTRPVFEPSKDLIEKINKLPFDLEEEAFVPKDGKERI, from the coding sequence ATGAAGGCGACTCAGTCCAACATAACTAAGAAGGAACTCGTTGATGAAATCGCTTCCCAGACCGGTTTTACGCAAGTAAAAACCAAAGTCATCGTGGAAGAACTCATCAACGCGATTTCTAATTCCGTTATCGAAGGAAGCAATATTGAATTGCGTGGATTCGGTCGCTTCAAAAATAAACAGCGCAAGGAACGCCGCACCCGGAACCCCAAGACTGGCGAGCTGGTCAATATCCCCGCCCAAACGCGTCCGGTTTTCGAACCTAGCAAGGATTTAATCGAAAAAATCAATAAGCTTCCTTTCGACTTAGAAGAAGAGGCTTTTGTTCCTAAAGATGGCAAAGAAAGAATCTAG
- the smpB gene encoding SsrA-binding protein SmpB: MAKKESSTPVIQNRKANHLYFVDETFEVGIMLIGSEVKSIRDGKCTLGEAWIDIDENKDELWLVGAHIDEYLFANRFNHFPARRRKLLAHTHEIQKMRKAKELKGCTIIPLKMYFKNRIAKLEVGICRGKDQHDKRQDILVRDAKMEMARAAKAHR, from the coding sequence ATGGCAAAGAAAGAATCTAGTACGCCCGTTATCCAGAACAGAAAGGCAAATCACCTTTACTTTGTGGATGAAACTTTTGAAGTAGGAATCATGCTTATCGGGTCGGAAGTCAAATCTATCCGCGATGGCAAATGCACACTGGGCGAAGCATGGATCGATATCGACGAGAACAAGGACGAACTTTGGCTTGTCGGTGCACACATTGACGAATACCTTTTCGCGAATCGTTTCAACCATTTCCCTGCACGCAGAAGAAAGCTCCTCGCCCACACGCACGAAATCCAGAAGATGCGTAAGGCAAAGGAATTGAAAGGTTGTACCATCATTCCGCTGAAAATGTACTTTAAGAACCGTATTGCAAAACTCGAAGTAGGAATATGCCGAGGCAAGGATCAACACGACAAGCGACAGGACATTCTAGTCCGCGACGCCAAAATGGAAATGGCTCGCGCTGCAAAAGCCCATCGCTAA
- a CDS encoding N-acetylmuramoyl-L-alanine amidase: MESIAREVKGSFRWYPVQKTFSIVSAKDTIKFAVGIPYMTRNGRTTELSQAPQLENGHIWIAENDAKKISNKVAAVPVTKTETAQAKANETAPAKPVTKLAEQKPAQPVVVKPKAPKQEIAGSREVRTIVIDPGHGGKDPGASGKKSQEKDIVLAVAKLLRKNLADEGFNVKLTRSKDVFIELRQRANLANQWDGDLFISLHCNAIDATEERKKIIQGYQFYVLRAPESEEDKAIARRENAVATLYGEKNAKDELSPLEWFKLEARLEQYKQTSYLFTEKLLDSFDGGKIKKMNTGVGGAGFMVLVGAMMPAVLIELGFISNEEDEAYMMTKAGQQDLADRIAEAVSKYKDAVHSYRETLGR; the protein is encoded by the coding sequence GTGGAGTCGATTGCTCGCGAAGTCAAGGGGTCGTTCCGCTGGTATCCCGTACAAAAAACTTTTTCGATTGTTTCCGCCAAGGATACGATCAAGTTTGCCGTTGGCATTCCGTACATGACTCGCAATGGTCGTACGACAGAACTTTCGCAAGCACCGCAACTTGAAAATGGACATATCTGGATTGCAGAAAACGATGCAAAAAAGATTTCCAATAAAGTCGCGGCAGTCCCTGTCACAAAGACCGAGACCGCACAAGCCAAAGCAAATGAAACTGCGCCGGCGAAGCCTGTTACAAAGCTCGCCGAACAGAAACCTGCACAGCCAGTCGTTGTCAAACCGAAGGCTCCCAAACAAGAAATTGCAGGCAGCCGCGAAGTTCGCACCATCGTAATTGACCCCGGACACGGAGGCAAAGACCCAGGCGCTTCGGGCAAGAAGTCCCAAGAAAAAGATATCGTTCTTGCCGTCGCAAAGCTTTTGCGCAAGAACCTTGCAGACGAAGGCTTCAACGTGAAGCTCACCCGCAGCAAGGATGTTTTCATTGAACTGCGCCAACGAGCAAACTTGGCGAACCAATGGGATGGCGACCTTTTCATCAGCCTGCACTGCAATGCCATCGATGCAACCGAAGAACGTAAAAAGATAATCCAAGGTTACCAGTTCTACGTACTGCGCGCCCCGGAAAGCGAAGAAGACAAGGCTATAGCCCGTCGTGAAAACGCAGTCGCCACGCTCTACGGCGAAAAAAATGCCAAGGACGAACTTTCACCGTTGGAATGGTTCAAGCTCGAAGCTCGCCTCGAACAGTACAAACAAACTAGTTACCTATTCACGGAAAAATTGCTAGACAGTTTCGATGGCGGGAAAATCAAGAAGATGAACACAGGCGTCGGCGGTGCCGGATTTATGGTTCTCGTCGGTGCCATGATGCCTGCAGTGCTCATTGAACTTGGCTTTATCAGCAACGAAGAAGACGAAGCCTACATGATGACCAAGGCTGGCCAGCAAGACCTCGCCGACCGCATTGCAGAAGCTGTGAGCAAGTACAAAGACGCAGTCCACAGCTACCGAGAAACGCTGGGACGATAA
- a CDS encoding YebC/PmpR family DNA-binding transcriptional regulator, translating to MSGHSKWATTKRKKAKTDVARAKAWNKLIKEISIAAKLGGGNPDANPRLRAAILKSKSQSLPTKNIESAIAKGTGANSGTEMTEPLYEGRGPAGIAIMVQCMTDNKVRTVAEIRNIFNKNNGSMGESGSVSWAFTYKGVIVVDAEKYPEDQIMDLVLEAGAEDMSTEDGVHEISTSPEAFDAVSKALEAAGIEMMSAELSYVPNDPVKLGHDDAVKLLKLIDKFEDHDDVQEVYHNAEIDEADMDAE from the coding sequence ATGTCAGGTCACTCCAAATGGGCCACCACCAAACGCAAGAAAGCCAAAACCGACGTTGCTCGCGCCAAGGCTTGGAACAAGCTTATTAAGGAAATCTCCATCGCTGCAAAGCTCGGCGGCGGCAACCCTGACGCTAACCCGCGTCTCCGTGCTGCAATCCTCAAGTCCAAGAGCCAGAGCTTGCCGACTAAGAACATCGAAAGTGCAATCGCCAAGGGTACGGGTGCTAACTCTGGTACCGAAATGACGGAACCGTTGTACGAAGGACGCGGCCCGGCAGGCATTGCTATCATGGTGCAGTGCATGACCGACAACAAGGTTCGTACGGTTGCTGAAATCCGTAACATCTTCAACAAGAACAACGGCTCCATGGGCGAATCTGGTTCCGTTTCTTGGGCATTCACCTACAAGGGCGTGATTGTCGTTGATGCTGAAAAGTATCCGGAAGATCAGATTATGGACCTCGTTCTCGAAGCTGGTGCAGAAGACATGAGCACGGAAGATGGCGTTCATGAAATCTCCACTTCTCCGGAAGCTTTCGATGCTGTTTCCAAGGCTCTCGAAGCTGCTGGCATCGAAATGATGAGCGCTGAACTCAGCTACGTTCCGAATGATCCGGTTAAACTCGGTCACGATGACGCTGTGAAGCTCCTCAAGCTCATCGACAAGTTCGAAGATCACGACGACGTTCAGGAAGTCTATCACAACGCCGAAATCGACGAAGCTGACATGGACGCTGAGTAA